The Leguminivora glycinivorella isolate SPB_JAAS2020 chromosome 1, LegGlyc_1.1, whole genome shotgun sequence genome includes a region encoding these proteins:
- the LOC125227412 gene encoding pseudouridine-5'-phosphatase-like isoform X2 gives MAFKKVSHVLFDLDGLLIDSEILYTQAFTNVCAKYGKEFTWELKSSLLGFQGHECAEKIITTLELPVTKQDFMKLCQKEYEVLFPKVQLMPGAQRLVEHLHSKGVPIALATSSAQDSVDLKMKNFQELLGLFHHLTMGSTDPEVTKGKPDPAIFLVCASRFPDKPKPEDVIVSSVLYSKMQLME, from the exons ATGGCGTTTAAGAAAGTATCACATGTGTTGTTTGATTTAGACGGTCTACTAATAG ATTCTGAAATTTTGTACACGCAAGCATTTACCAATGTTTGCGCTAAATATGGCAAAGAGTTCACATGGGAACTGAAGTCGAGCTTGCTGGGCTTCCAAGGCCATGAATGTGCGGAGAAAATAATAACAACATTGGAGCTACCAGTTACTAAACAAGACTTCATGAAATTATGTCAAAAGGAATATGAGGTACTGTTCCCCAAAGTCCAGCTCATGCCAg GTGCACAGAGACTAGTAGAGCACTTACACTCCAAGGGTGTTCCTATAGCACTAGCCACTAGCTCTGCTCAAGACAGTGTGGACTTAAAAATGAAAAACTTCCAAGAGTTGTTGGGTCTGTTTCACCACCTCACAATGGGCTCAACAGACCCTGAAGTTACCAAGGGCAAGCCAGACCCAGCCATTTTCTTAGTGTGTGCTTCTAGGTTTCCTGATAAACCTAAACCTGAAgat GTTATTGTTTCCAGTGTCTTGTATTCGAAGATGCAGTTAATGGAGTAA
- the LOC125227412 gene encoding pseudouridine-5'-phosphatase-like isoform X1 yields the protein MAFKKVSHVLFDLDGLLIDSEILYTQAFTNVCAKYGKEFTWELKSSLLGFQGHECAEKIITTLELPVTKQDFMKLCQKEYEVLFPKVQLMPGAQRLVEHLHSKGVPIALATSSAQDSVDLKMKNFQELLGLFHHLTMGSTDPEVTKGKPDPAIFLVCASRFPDKPKPEDCLVFEDAVNGVKAANAANMQVVAVPDPRIDPALLNTATLVLNLLEEFKPELFGLPAFD from the exons ATGGCGTTTAAGAAAGTATCACATGTGTTGTTTGATTTAGACGGTCTACTAATAG ATTCTGAAATTTTGTACACGCAAGCATTTACCAATGTTTGCGCTAAATATGGCAAAGAGTTCACATGGGAACTGAAGTCGAGCTTGCTGGGCTTCCAAGGCCATGAATGTGCGGAGAAAATAATAACAACATTGGAGCTACCAGTTACTAAACAAGACTTCATGAAATTATGTCAAAAGGAATATGAGGTACTGTTCCCCAAAGTCCAGCTCATGCCAg GTGCACAGAGACTAGTAGAGCACTTACACTCCAAGGGTGTTCCTATAGCACTAGCCACTAGCTCTGCTCAAGACAGTGTGGACTTAAAAATGAAAAACTTCCAAGAGTTGTTGGGTCTGTTTCACCACCTCACAATGGGCTCAACAGACCCTGAAGTTACCAAGGGCAAGCCAGACCCAGCCATTTTCTTAGTGTGTGCTTCTAGGTTTCCTGATAAACCTAAACCTGAAgat TGTCTTGTATTCGAAGATGCAGTTAATGGAGTAAAGGCTGCAAATGCAGCTAATATGCAAGTAGTTGCTGTACCTGATCCTCGAATAGACCCTGCCTTACTAAATACTGCCACTCTAGTCTTgaatttgttagaagaatttAAGCCAGAGTTATTTGGCCTTCCAGCATTTGATTAA
- the LOC125227393 gene encoding pseudouridine-5'-phosphatase-like isoform X2, protein MFRPVSHVLFDMDGLILNTEELYTIGFQKVASRYGKKFTFELKCQIMGQQSREFAASIIQGLDLPLTVEEFLDETRAIFSELFPDCKIMPGVEKLIRHLHKNKIPIGLATSSSKETYDLKTEKHQAFFDLLTYKTWGSSDPQVKLGKPHPDIFIVAADKFPDKPHPEKCLVFEDSLNGVRAARAASMQVVMVPDPRLDRELAREAGATLTLHSMEEFKPELFGLPPYTD, encoded by the exons ATGTTTCGACCTGTGAGCCATGTTTTATTTGACATGGATGGACTAATATTAA aTACCGAAGAATTATACACAATAGGGTTTCAGAAAGTAGCATCTCGGTATGGAAAAAAGTTTACCTTTGAGCTAAAGTGCCAAATAATGGGCCAACAGAGCCGAGAATTCGCAGCATCCATAATTCAGGGTCTCGACCTACCACTAACTGTTGAAGAGTTCTTGGACGAGACACGGGCTATATTTAGTGAACTCTTCCCTGATTGTAAGATAATGCCTG GAGTTGAAAAACTTATTCGacatttacacaaaaataaaattccaattGGATTGGCTACAAGTAGTAGCAAAGAGACATACGATCTAAAAACGGAAAAGCATCAGGCTTTCTTTGATTTGCTGACTTACAAGACATGGGGTTCGTCCGATCCCCAAGTCAAGTTAGGCAAACCACATCCGGATATATTTATAGTAGCAGCAGATAAATTTCCTGATAAGCCTCATCCAGAAAAG TGCCTAGTGTTTGAGGACTCTCTGAACGGCGTGAGAGCAGCGCGGGCGGCCAGCATGCAAGTGGTGATGGTGCCGGACCCGCGACTGGACCGGGAGCTGGCCCGAGAGGCTGGCGCCACGCTTACGCTTCATTCCATGGAGGAGTTCAAACCTGAACTATTTGGTTTGCCACCATACACTGACTAG
- the LOC125227393 gene encoding pseudouridine-5'-phosphatase-like isoform X1 codes for MGDFTPVTHVLFDMDGLILNTEDLYTVAFQNIVSKFGKNYTYELKISLMGSQMHETADMIIENLDLPMTRDELIDASKKEFAALFPDTEVLPGVKRLIQHLHNNNIPIGLATSSSKESYELKTNKHHQQLFSLFPYKTFGSSDPEVKKGKPYPDIFLVAASRFPDKPAPEQCLVFEDAVNGVKAARAAGMQVVMVPDVKLDRSYTKEATLVLNSMEEFKPELFGLPPFTN; via the exons atgggTGACTTTACTCCGGTAACACATGTACTTTTTGACATGGACGGACTTATACTTA ATACTGAGGACTTATACACAGTAGCGTTTCAGAATATTGTGTCAAAGTTTGGTAAAAATTATACCTACGAACTAAAAATAAGCCTGATGGGATCACAAATGCATGAAACTGCTGACATGATCATTGAAAACTTAGACCTTCCAATGACTCGGGATGAATTGATTGATGCAAGTAAAAAGGAATTTGCTGCTTTGTTTCCAGATACTGAGGTTTTACcag GTGTTAAAAGGTTGATTCAGCATCTACATAACAACAATATCCCTATTGGATTGGCCACAAGTTCAAGTAAAGAAAGCTATGAACTGAAAACCAACAAGCACCACCAGCAACTGTTCTCACTGTTTCCCTACAAAACATTTGGCTCATCTGATCCAGAAGTTAAGAAAGGCAAACCATACCCCGACATCTTTCTTGTAGCAGCATCAAGGTTCCCTGATAAGCCAGCTCCAGAGCAG TGCTTAGTTTTTGAGGATGCTGTTAATGGCGTCAAGGCAGCCCGAGCAGCAGGAATGCAAGTTGTAATGGTGCCAGATGTAAAGCTTGACAGAAGTTATACCAAAGAAGCTACCCTTGTATTAAACAGCATGGAAGAATTCAAGCCAGAACTCTTTGGCTTACCACCTTTTACAAATTAA